A region from the Funiculus sociatus GB2-C1 genome encodes:
- a CDS encoding glycosyltransferase, translated as MFFSVVIPTYNRKPILEKCLRALESQQLGAYSRVKGYEVVLVDDGSTDGTLEWLESHAAEFPHVRSLSQDHKGPAAARNLGVEQAQGDTIIFIDSDLVVTEHFLASHANALVQGQQKLGSDRVFTYGWVINTNNFENPTSEPYKITDFSAAYFATGNVAIAKHWLEQAGLFDTRFQLYGWEDLELGVRLKQLGLKLIKCPEAVGYHWHPPFALEQIQGMIGREIERGRMGVLFYQKHPSWDVRMMIQMTMLHRILWGLLSLGGRLNEQTMAPFLQWLIDRGNPQLALEIARIFLNWYNVQGVYAAYAEIQHKA; from the coding sequence GTGTTTTTTAGCGTTGTCATTCCAACTTACAATCGCAAACCTATTTTGGAAAAGTGCTTGAGAGCGCTAGAATCTCAGCAGTTGGGCGCTTATAGTCGAGTTAAAGGCTACGAAGTTGTGCTGGTGGATGATGGTTCCACGGATGGTACGCTGGAGTGGCTAGAATCGCACGCTGCTGAGTTTCCTCATGTGCGATCGCTCTCGCAAGACCACAAAGGGCCAGCCGCCGCCCGTAATCTGGGAGTAGAACAGGCTCAAGGTGACACTATCATTTTTATTGATAGCGATTTGGTTGTCACTGAACATTTTCTCGCCTCACACGCTAACGCTTTGGTGCAGGGACAGCAGAAGTTAGGAAGCGATCGCGTCTTTACCTATGGTTGGGTGATCAATACCAACAACTTTGAGAACCCGACTTCTGAACCTTACAAAATCACGGATTTTTCAGCCGCTTACTTTGCTACCGGAAATGTAGCGATCGCAAAGCATTGGTTGGAACAAGCTGGACTTTTCGACACCCGCTTTCAACTCTACGGCTGGGAAGATTTAGAACTAGGTGTTAGGCTCAAACAACTAGGTTTAAAACTGATTAAATGCCCCGAAGCTGTCGGTTATCACTGGCATCCACCCTTTGCCTTAGAACAAATTCAGGGCATGATTGGCAGAGAAATTGAACGGGGACGCATGGGAGTTTTGTTTTATCAAAAACACCCTTCTTGGGACGTGCGAATGATGATTCAAATGACTATGCTGCACCGCATCCTCTGGGGATTACTTTCTCTTGGCGGTAGGCTTAACGAGCAGACAATGGCACCCTTTTTACAATGGTTAATTGACCGAGGTAATCCCCAATTAGCTTTAGAAATTGCCCGAATTTTCCTTAACTGGTATAACGTTCAGGGAGTTTATGCTGCTTACGCAGAGATACAGCATAAAGCTTAA